The following nucleotide sequence is from Pseudonocardia abyssalis.
CGCTGAGCCCCAGCACCAGGAGAGCACCGACGGCGAGCAGGACCTGGACGACAGCGGGGGTACGGGCGATTCGGTTCACGAGGACGAGCCTGCGTGCCGCACATGAAACGGACGCCCGGCTTCGATGAAGGCGCCCTCATGATCCGCCGTTCCGGTGGAGACGCCGCTCACGTCCCGACACACGACGAACGCCCGGCCGGTTCGGCCGGGCGTTCGTCAGGTCCACGTGGGTCGGCGGAGGTCAGTCCTCCTCGGAGTCACCCTCCTCGGAGTCACCCCCGTCGGAGTCACCCCCGTCGGAGTCACCACCCTCGGATTCGGATGACTCGGAGCCGGACTCGTTGCTCTCCCGGGCCTCTGGGGCGTCGGCGTCGCGCCCATCGGAATCGGCCTCGTCGCTCTCGCGGGCTTCACCCCCGTCGGACTCCCCGCCGTCGGAGTCACCGCCGTCGGACTCCCCGCCGCCGGAGTCACCGCCGTCGGACTCACCCTCGCCGACGTCCGCCCCGCCGGCGTCTCCGTCGGAGCCCGCCTCGCCGGAGTCGCCGTCCTCGCCGGAGTCGCCGTCCGCGCCGGACTCCGTGACCTCGTCGCCGTCACCCGGATCCTCCTCGGCGGCGACACCTCCGCCACCGCCACCGCCACCGCCACCGCCACCGCCACCGCCACCGCCACCGCCACCGCCACCGGCGCCGGGCGCCGGGCCGGTCCCCGATCCGGCGCCGCCGGTCCCGGGTGCCGTGGCGGTGAGCGGGGACGCCCCGGTCCCGGGTGCCGGAGCGGCCGGTGCCGGAGTAGTAGCCCCGGGTAGCGCGGGCTCGCCGCTGAGCAGCTCGGGGGGAAGCTGAGGGACCGACCCCGCGCCGTCACCGATCGTGGTGGTGCTGTCGTCGGCCGACCGGACCACGGCGGCACCGCCGGCGAACCAGCCGTCGGCCAGGCCCCAGGTCGCCGTGCCCGCGACGAGCGGGAGCGCCAGGACGGTCGCGAGGACGCCGCGCTGTCGTCTGAGGTTGCTCTTCACCTGATCCACGCATCCCATGCTGTCGGCACGTTCCGAGGGACGCATGAAGGTCCCGTGAAGGTTTCTTCATCCGGGGTCAGCCGCACCGGTACCCCATTCCCCGGACCGTCGTGATCTTCTCCGGTCCGATCTTGCGGCGTAGCTGGCGGATGTAGACGTCGACGACGTTGGAGCCCGGGTCGAAGTCGAAGCCCCAGACGTGGTCGAGCATCTGCTCGCGGGACAGCACCTGCCCCGGGTGCCGCAGCAGCAGCTCCAGCAGGGCGAACTCTCGGGCGCTCAGGTCGACGGTGCGCCGGTCGTCGGTCTGGGCCCGGCGAGTGCGCAGGTCCAGCGACAGTCCGTCGACGCTGAGCAGGGTGGGTTCGGAGACGCTGCCCGGCGCGCTGCGCAGCCGCAGCCGCACGCGGGCGAGGAGTTCCTCGAAGCGGAACGGCTTGGTCATGTAGTCGTCGGCGCCGCCCTCCAGCCCGGCCACGGTGTCGCGTACCCCGTCGCGCGCGGTGAGGATCACCACCGGCATCGCGACCCGGGCCTCGCGCAGTTCGCGCAGCACCGCGTAGCCGTCGCGGCCGGGCAGCCCGATGTCGAGGACCATCAGCTGGTACTGGCCGGAGAGGGCGTGGTCGAGCGCGGCGTGACCGTCGGAGACCATGCTGGTGAGGAAGCCGTTGGCGCGCAGGCCCTTGTCGACGAACCGCGCGATGCGGTCCTCGTCCTCGGCGATCAGGATGCGGTTCACGCCGTGCTGTCCTCTCGGTGGTCGATGCGTTCGTGGTAGCCCGCGGGCTGGGGCAGGTGCAGGGAGAAGCGTGCGCCGTGGCCGTACGCCGTCCGCAGCTCGACGTGCCCGTCGTGGCCTTCCGCGATCGCGGTGACGATCGTCAGGCCGAGCCCGGCACCGGTGTGGTTGGCCCGTGCGCCGCCGGTGGAGCCGCGGGAGAACCGCTGGAAGATCGCCTCAGCGTCCTCGGGACGCACCCCGGGGCCGGTGTCGGCGACCCAGAAGGTGACCTCGGTTGCGGTCACCGCGGACCCGAACCGGATCACGTCCCCCGGCAGGGTGTGCACGACGGCGTTGTGCGCCAGCTGGATGACCGCCTGCGTCACCCGCTGCGCGTCCAGCAGGCCGTCGCCCTCGGCGATCGACTCGAGCTCCCAGCGACGGTCGCCCAGCAGGCTCAGCTTGGCGTGGATGTCGCTGGTGAGATCGACCAACCCGACCTCCTCCGCGCTGACGAAGTCGGGCCGCTCGGACTTCGCGAGCAGCAGCAGGTCCTCGACGATCCGGCTCATCCGGTCGAGCTCGTCGGTGCACAGGCGCACGACCTCCGCCCGCTCCCGCGGGTCGTCGTCCTCGACGAACTCCAGGTTGCCGCGGATGATGGTGATCGGGGTGCGTAGCTCGTGGCTGGCGTCGTCGAGGAACTGGCGCTGTGCACCGAAGGCGTGTTCGAGCCGGTCGAGCATGCCGTTGAACTGGTCGGACAGCGCGGCGATGTCGTCGTGGCCCTCCACCGCGATCCGCTCGGTGAGGTCGTCGTGGCTGATCTGGGCGGCGGCGCGCCGGACCAGGTTGACCGGTTCGAGGATCTGCCCGGACACCACCCACGAGGCGACGGCCGCGACGATCAGCCCGATCCCGCTGACGATCACCAGCGTGCGGATGGTGTTGTCGATCTCGCGGGTCTCGCGGTCGATCGCGTAGGCCACGATGAAGGTGCCGTCGGGGTTGCCCTCGTCGTCGACGATGGGCACCTTGATCCAGCGGAGCTGCCCGTCGCGCGTCGGGAGGATGTCGGTGGTCGCCGGGTTGTCCACGATCTGCTGCCAGCGGTTGTCCCGCTCCGCGAGCGCGATCGCCTCCCGGCCCCGCTGCGGCACGATCATGCCGTCGGCGGTGACGCCCAGCACGATCTCGTCGTCGTCGAGGTACTGCCGCGAGATGTGCCGCTCCAGCAGTTCGGTGCCGTTCGCGTACCGGGCGCCGGTCTCCTGGTCCACACCGGCCGCGGCGAACTGCTTGAACTCCTCGGCCTCCTGGTTCAGCGCGTCGGTGGCGTCGCTCTGCGCCTCGGCGACGAGCAGGTTGCGGGTGACGACCACGACGGTCACCAGCGCCACCAGCAGCAGCAGCACCAGCCACGCCATGATCCGCAGCCGGGCGGGCACGACCAGCCGGCGACGGGTCGCGTCTCGGCGCGGGATCTCGTGGGAAGACCGGAGATCGCGGGTGGAGACGTGCGTCGGCGCGGGCGGGCCGGCGTCCACCGGCCGTGCACTCCGCACTCGCTCGTCGTGGGCCACAGTCTCCGTATCCTGCCCGCGGGCCGGGCCGGGGGCACACTGGATGAGGACTTCTTCATCTGCCGCCGTATGCCGCATGACCACCGAGGACGTGCGGGCCGGGCCTCAGCCGCCTCGGGCCGGGAGGAGCACCGTCACCACTGCGAGTACCCCGACGACGAGCACGACCGCGGACACCCCGGCCACCGCCGCCGGCGCCGCCACCCCACGGCCGTCGGCATCGCTCCCCGCGAGCACCCGCATCCGCGACGGAGCCACGACCGCGGAGCAGAGCACCCCGCTCACCAGCAACATGACGCCCGCGACGATGCCCGGCCACGACGGTGCGGCGTGCAGGACCACCGCCCCGGCCCCGATGGCGGTCCATCCGGTGCGCTGCCAGGCCAACGCGGTGCGCTCTCCCGCGACGACGGCCGGCACGTCAGCGCCCCAGCAGCAGCAGCGCGAGCACCCCGGCACCCACGACGACGATCCCCGCGGCGAGTATCCGCACCGTGGTTCCCCCGACCGCCAGCGGGAGGTCCTGGCGGATGGCGCGCTCGGCCCGGTCCCACCGCGCGTAGCTGCGCAGCGCCACGACGACGGCCAGCACCACCAGCAGCACCGCCAGGCCGTCGCGCAACGCCTCGGGGGTCAGCTCCGGGACCAGGCTGGCCAGTGCCACCCCGCCGGCGATCAGCGCGAGCGAGGTGCGGATCCAGGCCAGGAACGTCCGCTCGTTGGCCAGGGAGAACCGGTAGTCGGGGTCGTGGCCGACGTCCCGCAGCGGTGGCCGGCGCCGTGGCAGGGCCACTCAGTCCGCCAGACCGGGGTACTCGGCTGTCGCGTCGTCCACGGCGTCCATCATCACCGTCCCCCGGCCGGGGTGCCAGGTCGGGACGCCACGGGGGCGGCGGCCCCGTCGTGGATCTGCCCGACCAGTCGCTCCAGCACGTCCTCCAGTGCGACCACCCCGGCGAGCCCGCCCTGCGGGGCCGGGACGGCGGCCAGGTGTGCGCCGGCGTCGCGCATCACGGCCAGCGCGTCGCGCAGCGTGTCGTCACGGGAGAGCGTCGGCAGCGGGCGGGCCAGCTCGCCGGCGGTGCGGGCGTCGCCGCCACGGTGCGCCAGGGCGTCCTTGACGTGCAGGTAGCCGACCGGCTCCCCGTCCGCGCCGAGTACCGGGAAGCGGGAGAAGCCGCTGCGTGCGGTGGCCGCCTGCACCTCGCTCCCGGTCGCGTCCGCGTCGATGACGACGAGGGCGTCGC
It contains:
- a CDS encoding response regulator transcription factor, which encodes MNRILIAEDEDRIARFVDKGLRANGFLTSMVSDGHAALDHALSGQYQLMVLDIGLPGRDGYAVLRELREARVAMPVVILTARDGVRDTVAGLEGGADDYMTKPFRFEELLARVRLRLRSAPGSVSEPTLLSVDGLSLDLRTRRAQTDDRRTVDLSAREFALLELLLRHPGQVLSREQMLDHVWGFDFDPGSNVVDVYIRQLRRKIGPEKITTVRGMGYRCG
- a CDS encoding sensor histidine kinase; translated protein: MDAGPPAPTHVSTRDLRSSHEIPRRDATRRRLVVPARLRIMAWLVLLLLVALVTVVVVTRNLLVAEAQSDATDALNQEAEEFKQFAAAGVDQETGARYANGTELLERHISRQYLDDDEIVLGVTADGMIVPQRGREAIALAERDNRWQQIVDNPATTDILPTRDGQLRWIKVPIVDDEGNPDGTFIVAYAIDRETREIDNTIRTLVIVSGIGLIVAAVASWVVSGQILEPVNLVRRAAAQISHDDLTERIAVEGHDDIAALSDQFNGMLDRLEHAFGAQRQFLDDASHELRTPITIIRGNLEFVEDDDPRERAEVVRLCTDELDRMSRIVEDLLLLAKSERPDFVSAEEVGLVDLTSDIHAKLSLLGDRRWELESIAEGDGLLDAQRVTQAVIQLAHNAVVHTLPGDVIRFGSAVTATEVTFWVADTGPGVRPEDAEAIFQRFSRGSTGGARANHTGAGLGLTIVTAIAEGHDGHVELRTAYGHGARFSLHLPQPAGYHERIDHREDSTA
- a CDS encoding DUF202 domain-containing protein; protein product: MPAVVAGERTALAWQRTGWTAIGAGAVVLHAAPSWPGIVAGVMLLVSGVLCSAVVAPSRMRVLAGSDADGRGVAAPAAVAGVSAVVLVVGVLAVVTVLLPARGG
- a CDS encoding YidH family protein, translating into MALPRRRPPLRDVGHDPDYRFSLANERTFLAWIRTSLALIAGGVALASLVPELTPEALRDGLAVLLVVLAVVVALRSYARWDRAERAIRQDLPLAVGGTTVRILAAGIVVVGAGVLALLLLGR